A genomic stretch from Tachyglossus aculeatus isolate mTacAcu1 chromosome 19, mTacAcu1.pri, whole genome shotgun sequence includes:
- the RTN4IP1 gene encoding reticulon-4-interacting protein 1, mitochondrial encodes MKFVKMFVLKRNACGLGRCRTLRTPLVKPISTTASRSTVMPAWVIDKYGGSEVLRFTRNMVLPAIRYPNEVIIKVHAASVNPIDINMRGGYGATTLNVKRDPLHIKVAGEEFPLTLGRDVSGVVMECGLDVIYFKPGDEVWAAVPPWKQGTLSEFVVVSGNEVSHKPKSLTHTQAASLPYVALTAWSAMNKVGGLTEKNCRGKRILILGASGGVGTFAVQVAKAWGAHVTAVCSRDAEQLVRKLGADCVVDYRSGNQEEQLRSFKPFDFILDNVGGATEKWALSLLNKWSGATYVTLVTPFLLNMDRLGVADGMLRTGVTIGSKTLKHFCQGVHYRWAFFMPSGPYLDDIAELVDRGKVQPVIEQVFCFSDVPKAFEKVEGGHARGKTVVNVV; translated from the exons ATGAAGTTCGTGAAGATGTTCGTGCTAAAGAGAAACGCCTGTGGCCTGGGGAGATGCAGAACCCTGAGGACGCCTCTAGTCAAACCGATCAGCACCACCGCTTCAAGGAGTACAGTTATGCCGGCCTGGGTGATAGATAAATACGGGGGGAGTGAAGTGCTGCGGTTTACGAGGAACATGGTGCTTCCCGCTATTCGGTATCCGAATGAAGTCATTATTAAAGTCCATGCCGCAAGCGTAAACCCCATAGACATTAACATGCGAG GAGGTTATGGAGCCACAACATTGAATGTGAAGCGGGATCCCCTGCATATCAAAGTCGCTGGAGAAGAGTTCCCACTGACTCTGGGCCGTGATGTCTCCGGCGTGGTGATGGAGTGTGGCCTAGATGTGATCTACTTCAAGCCTGGAGATGAG GTGTGGGCCGCAGTCCCTCCTTGGAAACAAGGCACCCTGTCTGAGTTCGTGGTGGTCAGCGGGAATGAG GTCTCTCACAAGCCCAAGTCACTTACGCACACACAAGCTGCCTCCTTGCCCTACGTGGCACTCACCGCCTGGTCTGCCATGAACAAGGTTGGCGGCCTGACTGAAAAGAACTGCAGGGGCAAACG CATCCTGATCTTGGGAGCTTCAGGTGGAGTTGGTACCTTTGCTGTTCAG GTGGCAAAGGCCTGGGGAGCACATGTCACCGCCGTCTGCTCACGGGATGCAGAGCAGCTCGTCAGAAAGCTCGGTGCAGACTGCGTTGTCGACTACAGGTCCGGAAACCAGGAAGAGCAGTTGCGGTCTTTCAAACC GTTCGACTTCATCCTGGACAATGTCGGGGGAGCCACTGAGAAATGGGCCCTGAGCCTTCTCAACAAGTGGTCAGGGGCCACCTATGTGACCCTGGTCACCCCTTTCCTGCTGAACATGGACAGGCTCGGGGTGGCAGACGGCATGCTGAGGACAGGGGTGACCATTGGCTCCAAGACCCTAAAG CATTTCTGCCAAGGAGTCCATTACCGCTGGGCGTTCTTCATGCCGAGTGGCCCCTATCTGGACGATATTGCTGAGCTGGTGGACAGAGGCAAG GTCCAGCCGGTGATCGAACAAGTCTTCTGTTTTTCTGACGTCCCCAAAGCCTTTGAGAAGGTAGAGGGTGGTCACGCACGTGGAAAGACTGTGGTCAACGTAGTGTGA